One Niallia circulans DNA segment encodes these proteins:
- a CDS encoding MurR/RpiR family transcriptional regulator: MLLRQIENKTNFTTTEKTIADFILENTALIEKLSIQELARQTYTSNASIIRFVQKLGIKGFKEFKILLLKSIEQRADLDKEINPDIPFEGDSHLMNISEDIMYLSQQAIKETYHQLQEEPLLEMTKHLYHAKRIFLFAAGDSHIRAEGFQNRLWKINKYAILAKEREEWALNAANLMPEDCALFISYDAKSINDLHAAQVIKKHKVPILLLTSIPESELGKLADVILTVPRLETKEVEKIATYSSQIAFDYILNVLFSAMYQMEYQENRLNQLKRAEVLQQLY, translated from the coding sequence TTGTTGTTAAGACAGATTGAAAACAAAACAAATTTTACGACAACAGAGAAAACAATTGCTGATTTTATCTTAGAAAATACAGCTTTAATAGAAAAGTTATCCATTCAAGAATTAGCTCGGCAAACATACACTTCTAATGCGTCCATCATTCGGTTTGTGCAGAAGCTGGGAATAAAGGGCTTTAAGGAGTTTAAGATTCTGCTTTTAAAGTCGATTGAACAAAGAGCTGATTTAGATAAAGAAATAAATCCAGATATCCCATTTGAAGGTGACTCGCATTTAATGAATATAAGCGAGGATATTATGTATTTGTCACAGCAAGCCATTAAAGAGACATATCATCAGTTACAAGAAGAACCGCTACTTGAGATGACAAAGCACTTATATCATGCCAAGCGTATTTTTTTGTTTGCTGCCGGTGATTCGCATATTCGAGCGGAAGGCTTTCAAAATAGGCTATGGAAGATTAATAAGTACGCTATTCTTGCTAAGGAGCGGGAAGAATGGGCGTTAAATGCAGCAAACCTGATGCCAGAGGACTGTGCCTTATTCATTAGTTATGATGCAAAATCTATAAATGATTTGCATGCAGCACAAGTAATAAAAAAACATAAGGTACCAATTCTGCTCCTAACTTCGATACCAGAAAGTGAGCTTGGTAAGCTTGCTGATGTTATCCTAACAGTGCCTCGCTTAGAAACGAAGGAAGTGGAAAAAATAGCTACATATTCCTCGCAAATAGCATTTGACTACATATTAAATGTCCTTTTTTCGGCAATGTATCAAATGGAATACCAAGAAAATCGATTGAACCAATTAAAAAGGGCAGAGGTTTTACAGCAATTGTACTAA
- a CDS encoding Gfo/Idh/MocA family oxidoreductase yields MLTIGYIGNGKSTNRYHLPFVLQRDNINVKAIFRRSAERDAWEKHPGINYTTNLDEIMKDEEIQLVVVNTAIEAHYEYAKMALDHNKHVLVEKPFMMTAKEAEEIYAYAKEKGLLVQCYQNRRFDSDFLTAKKIIESGKLGELLEVEMHYDYFRPQTPESTHTFKYYNSYLYGHGCHTIDQVISYFGKPDHVNYDVRQLLGTGRMNDYFDLDFYYDKLKVSVKSSFFRLKERPSFVLYGKKGVFVKQTKDRQEEHLKLFYMPDNEDFGIDLPEHYGVLTYLDEDGNYHEEKVVSEVGDYGRVYDGMYEAIINGADKIIKDEQTLLAMEILEKGISYCK; encoded by the coding sequence ATGTTAACAATTGGCTATATTGGCAATGGAAAAAGCACAAACCGCTATCATTTACCGTTCGTTTTACAGCGTGATAATATTAATGTAAAAGCAATTTTCCGTAGAAGTGCCGAGCGTGATGCTTGGGAGAAGCATCCTGGTATTAATTATACTACGAATTTGGATGAAATAATGAAGGATGAAGAAATTCAGTTAGTTGTCGTCAATACTGCGATTGAAGCACATTATGAATATGCAAAAATGGCTTTAGATCATAATAAGCATGTTCTTGTTGAAAAGCCATTTATGATGACAGCAAAAGAAGCAGAAGAAATTTATGCATATGCCAAAGAAAAAGGACTTTTAGTGCAGTGTTACCAAAATCGCCGCTTCGATTCTGACTTTTTGACTGCTAAAAAGATTATTGAAAGTGGAAAATTAGGCGAGCTGCTTGAAGTAGAAATGCATTATGATTACTTCAGACCACAAACTCCCGAATCTACACATACATTTAAGTACTATAATAGCTATTTATATGGCCATGGCTGCCATACAATTGATCAAGTAATTTCGTATTTTGGCAAGCCAGATCATGTTAACTATGATGTTAGACAGCTGCTTGGCACTGGCCGTATGAATGATTATTTTGACTTAGATTTTTATTATGACAAGCTGAAGGTTTCGGTTAAATCCAGCTTCTTCCGTTTGAAAGAGCGTCCAAGCTTCGTCCTTTATGGTAAAAAAGGTGTGTTTGTTAAACAAACAAAGGATCGTCAAGAGGAGCATTTAAAGTTATTTTATATGCCTGATAATGAAGATTTCGGAATAGATCTACCTGAGCATTATGGTGTATTGACGTATTTAGACGAAGACGGCAACTATCACGAAGAAAAGGTTGTTTCCGAAGTTGGTGATTATGGCCGCGTCTATGATGGCATGTATGAGGCTATTATTAATGGAGCAGACAAAATTATTAAAGACGAGCAAACCCTTCTAGCAATGGAAATTCTTGAAAAAGGAATCAGCTATTGTAAATAA
- a CDS encoding Cof-type HAD-IIB family hydrolase translates to MQKIIFMDVDGTLVTDNGIIPHSAIQAIQTARSNGHLVFLCTGRSKSILFPEVLDIGFDGIVGAAGGYIELDGKVLTHDVFVKEDLQVLINYFNEQKIDFFFESNAGLFASKSCKQRIRGIIDSLLVVQLESKEELQKWLQSFYDSLIEEAVVVREDINKIAFLGSDYPIEKICQQFSAMFTVIPSTVPFFGENSGEISLLGIHKATAIEKIIQHLNINKENTFAFGDGLNDIEMLSFVQYGIAMGNANEEVKKAAADITDRHDEDGIYNSFKKYGLI, encoded by the coding sequence ATGCAAAAAATTATTTTTATGGATGTGGACGGAACACTTGTAACGGATAATGGGATAATCCCTCATTCAGCTATTCAGGCAATACAAACAGCTAGGAGCAACGGTCATTTAGTCTTTTTATGTACAGGTCGATCTAAATCAATTTTGTTTCCAGAGGTATTAGATATTGGTTTTGATGGCATTGTTGGCGCTGCAGGCGGTTATATCGAGCTTGACGGAAAGGTATTAACACATGATGTATTCGTGAAAGAGGACCTGCAAGTATTGATCAATTATTTTAATGAGCAAAAAATCGATTTCTTTTTTGAATCAAATGCTGGATTATTTGCTAGTAAGAGCTGTAAACAAAGGATAAGAGGTATTATTGATTCTTTGCTAGTAGTTCAGCTAGAGTCAAAAGAAGAGCTGCAGAAGTGGCTGCAGTCCTTCTATGACAGTCTAATAGAAGAAGCTGTAGTAGTTAGAGAAGATATTAATAAGATAGCTTTTTTAGGTTCTGATTATCCTATTGAGAAGATATGCCAACAATTTTCAGCCATGTTTACGGTTATTCCAAGCACCGTTCCGTTTTTCGGTGAAAATAGTGGGGAGATATCGTTATTAGGGATACATAAAGCGACTGCGATTGAAAAGATCATTCAGCATTTAAACATAAACAAAGAAAATACGTTTGCCTTTGGGGATGGGCTGAACGATATTGAAATGCTTTCATTTGTTCAATATGGGATTGCTATGGGCAATGCTAATGAGGAAGTCAAGAAAGCAGCTGCCGATATTACCGATCGCCATGATGAAGACGGAATTTATAATAGCTTTAAGAAATACGGACTTATTTAA
- the xerS gene encoding tyrosine recombinase XerS has product MAITKQHEMYEKRLQVLLKEMPYYVVEYVDDKLDIRSPLTLFNYVRDYKEFFSWLLAENIVTCPTIKEIPVTVLGELPLADVQNYFKFAARKKYKITEKDDVTKKISPKTINRQKSALRSLFNYLSLEAEVDGGEPYFHRNVMKKIPIKKVSETFNERAKKITEKIFINDNDVEFLDYIENHYEETLTTTELRYYKRDKERNFAILSLFLGSGIRVNELTSLRLKDVDITAGEISVIRKGGKKDTVSVTPSSLKDVIKYLEVRATKYKAGSGENEYLFIKLYKGNPEPLTNRAVEDIVYKYTKSFDKRMSPHKLRHTYATNLAEHTGGDIPLIMNQLGHTQSDISLLYINTSREKAKMAAELLDKRRQNKDD; this is encoded by the coding sequence ATGGCAATAACGAAACAACATGAAATGTATGAAAAGAGGCTCCAGGTATTGCTGAAGGAAATGCCTTATTATGTCGTTGAATATGTGGACGACAAATTGGATATTCGCTCCCCTCTCACTTTATTTAATTATGTTCGGGATTATAAGGAATTTTTCTCTTGGCTGCTCGCAGAGAATATTGTGACATGTCCAACAATAAAGGAAATCCCTGTTACTGTATTAGGAGAATTGCCACTTGCTGACGTGCAAAATTATTTTAAGTTTGCGGCAAGGAAAAAATATAAAATAACTGAAAAAGACGATGTTACGAAAAAAATCAGTCCGAAAACAATCAACAGACAAAAGTCTGCATTGCGGTCGTTGTTTAATTACCTCTCTTTAGAAGCAGAGGTCGACGGTGGTGAACCGTATTTCCACCGTAATGTCATGAAAAAAATTCCGATCAAAAAAGTGTCCGAAACATTTAATGAACGAGCAAAGAAAATTACCGAAAAGATTTTTATTAATGACAATGATGTCGAGTTTTTGGACTATATTGAGAATCATTATGAAGAAACACTTACCACAACAGAACTCCGCTATTATAAACGTGATAAGGAACGGAATTTTGCGATTCTTTCCCTCTTTTTAGGCAGTGGAATTCGTGTAAATGAATTGACCTCCCTGCGCTTAAAGGATGTTGATATCACAGCAGGTGAAATCAGTGTCATTCGTAAAGGCGGCAAAAAGGATACCGTGTCTGTTACTCCCTCTTCGTTAAAGGATGTAATAAAATATTTAGAAGTAAGAGCAACTAAGTATAAGGCTGGCAGTGGCGAAAATGAGTACTTGTTCATTAAGTTGTATAAAGGCAACCCAGAGCCGTTAACAAATAGAGCGGTCGAGGATATCGTCTATAAATATACAAAGTCGTTTGATAAGCGAATGTCTCCTCATAAGTTACGTCATACGTATGCTACAAACTTAGCAGAGCATACGGGCGGTGATATTCCCCTTATCATGAACCAATTAGGCCATACGCAATCAGACATTTCCCTCCTTTATATTAATACATCAAGGGAAAAAGCGAAGATGGCTGCGGAATTACTTGATAAAAGACGGCAAAATAAAGACGATTAA
- a CDS encoding LysM peptidoglycan-binding domain-containing protein, giving the protein MTVHVVESGENLWSISARYNIDINTIITTNGLLTPASIVPGLALYIPDNTLPVRAYKVKSGDSLWNIAQSFNTSISSITAANPEVNLPALKIDQVLNIPSVTKLSISTIGFILPSNSVTDLATIDALANELTYIAIANYSFTAQGYAYVQADDTALITRCKQININPLLMIRNFTTTGFDAALAGAVLENATYRQNLVDSIVNLTITRGFGGVSLDLEFVPPARRQEFNSFILALKQQLGALILQVNVHAKTADLPTNRIVGGYDYAFIGQTADLMAVMTLDYGYPGGPPDAVSPIGFVEQVVAYALSLVSPQKLLIAMALYGYDKEVSTNVTKGLSVLAAQNNAISLGTTIQYDTVAQSPWYQYFSGTIEHIVWFEDIRSYREKYKVIDINQLAGTTFWQINLPAPQNWAFLQREITVIK; this is encoded by the coding sequence ATGACTGTTCACGTTGTGGAGAGCGGGGAGAATCTATGGTCTATTTCTGCACGCTATAATATAGATATAAATACAATTATCACTACAAATGGTTTACTAACACCTGCTTCAATTGTCCCAGGGCTTGCTCTCTACATTCCGGATAATACATTGCCAGTTCGTGCCTATAAAGTAAAGAGCGGAGATTCACTTTGGAATATAGCGCAAAGCTTTAACACATCGATTTCCTCGATAACTGCCGCAAATCCTGAGGTTAATTTACCTGCATTAAAAATAGACCAAGTGCTTAATATCCCTTCCGTAACCAAACTCTCCATCAGCACAATAGGATTTATCCTGCCTTCCAACTCGGTCACAGATCTTGCGACTATTGATGCACTTGCAAATGAACTGACCTATATCGCCATCGCCAACTATAGTTTTACTGCACAAGGATATGCTTATGTCCAAGCAGATGATACTGCACTTATTACAAGATGCAAGCAAATAAATATAAACCCGTTATTAATGATTAGAAATTTCACCACTACAGGCTTTGATGCAGCCTTAGCTGGAGCAGTTTTAGAAAATGCCACATACCGGCAAAACTTAGTGGATAGTATTGTTAATTTAACAATAACCCGTGGTTTTGGTGGAGTCAGCCTCGATTTAGAATTTGTCCCGCCAGCAAGACGGCAAGAATTTAATTCGTTTATACTGGCATTAAAACAGCAGTTAGGAGCATTGATTTTACAAGTGAATGTGCATGCTAAAACCGCTGACCTGCCGACAAATAGAATCGTTGGCGGGTATGATTATGCCTTTATCGGCCAAACAGCCGATCTTATGGCGGTCATGACACTTGATTACGGCTATCCAGGCGGTCCACCTGATGCTGTTTCGCCAATTGGATTTGTCGAACAGGTCGTGGCATACGCACTTAGCTTAGTTAGTCCGCAAAAGCTATTGATTGCGATGGCTTTATATGGATATGACAAAGAAGTTTCCACGAATGTTACAAAAGGCTTGTCTGTTCTCGCAGCACAGAATAATGCCATTTCATTAGGAACAACAATTCAATATGATACGGTAGCACAATCACCTTGGTATCAATACTTTTCTGGGACGATCGAGCATATTGTCTGGTTCGAGGATATAAGAAGCTATAGGGAAAAGTATAAAGTGATAGATATAAATCAATTAGCAGGGACAACATTTTGGCAAATTAATTTACCAGCACCGCAAAATTGGGCATTTTTACAGAGAGAGATAACGGTTATTAAATAA
- a CDS encoding GntR family transcriptional regulator encodes MLKYQQIATEIEKYIEDNALQQGDKLPVIEALMNQYEVSKSTITKSLELLEKKGIIFQVRGSGIFVRRHHRKGYISLLSNQGFKKDLEDYQITSQIIDFDVRKPTLEAAQSLNLRETDEVYYVKRVRYINGQTLCLEESYYHKGIITYLNKEIISESIFHYITEGLGLKVGFSDMYLQVGKLQEEEAGLLGLQSGDPKLCAESIFHLTNGQPFDFSKVTYNYEQSQFFLQGNSHLL; translated from the coding sequence ATGCTAAAGTATCAGCAAATTGCAACAGAAATAGAAAAATACATTGAAGACAACGCGCTTCAGCAAGGTGATAAGCTGCCTGTTATCGAAGCATTAATGAACCAGTACGAGGTCAGCAAAAGCACGATTACTAAATCGCTTGAGCTGCTTGAGAAAAAGGGCATTATCTTCCAAGTGCGAGGGAGCGGGATTTTTGTTAGACGCCATCATCGAAAAGGCTATATAAGTCTCCTTTCTAATCAGGGATTTAAAAAAGATCTTGAGGACTATCAAATAACATCACAAATCATTGACTTTGACGTTAGAAAACCGACACTTGAGGCTGCCCAAAGCTTGAATCTGCGTGAGACAGATGAGGTTTATTACGTGAAAAGGGTTCGTTATATTAATGGCCAAACATTATGTTTAGAGGAATCTTATTACCATAAAGGCATTATCACGTATTTGAATAAAGAAATCATTTCCGAATCCATTTTTCATTACATTACAGAAGGATTGGGACTGAAGGTAGGATTCTCTGATATGTATCTTCAAGTCGGCAAGCTGCAGGAAGAAGAGGCAGGCTTACTTGGTCTGCAAAGCGGGGACCCTAAACTGTGTGCAGAAAGTATTTTTCATTTAACAAATGGTCAACCATTTGATTTTTCAAAGGTTACCTACAATTACGAGCAATCGCAATTCTTCCTGCAGGGAAACAGTCATTTGCTGTAA